One part of the Sorangiineae bacterium MSr11954 genome encodes these proteins:
- a CDS encoding TonB-dependent receptor, whose translation MTSFKLAMRIGWIALALIMAYAVRAEAQPAPPALVPPKVANAETVPYPPWAQGDSVVVLELLIAVSGAVQEAKVINGDEPFATAAQKAAVGWTFTPARRGDVTVAARVRMRIEFHPPVVVPPEPAATGAPPPGPVPAGKSPPGASGASGATATSPPAPQPEVQDVQVRGTRPEAGKISVGGGEVRQVPGAFGDAFRMMEALPGVTPVVSGLPFFFVRGAPPGNTGYFLDGVRVPLLYHLAAGPSVIHPALIDRVDFFPGGYPAQYGRFAGGVLAGYTRPPATTFHGDWNLRLLDAGALLESPFASGRGTALVGGRYGYPGLILPLFAPDTRLSYWDYQARASWKLDERNAISAFVFGSYDYLAEVKKDERGERKTKQLFATMFHRLDLRFDHRFDGGGNLRVAGTLGVDKSGGDTGDATSQMAGLRAELERRLSPVIRMRMGADAFFEHFDLFDERGVQNLTGDTPSILYSPRDDLTFGAYADATWHLGPRVEVVTGLRADLFTSHQLDRPGVLSSAERQQLQANRNARELGVDPRLAVRLGMTPKFTLVSTFGVSHQPPSLVIPVPGAGLAKLGDGLQTSVQTSQGFELLLPGDFTATANVFLHNFIGLTDATATCLRGNEFNLDDLDDSSGRSCIARRVRGRAYGLELLIKRSLTKRLTGWLSYTLSRTTRDTTPGVARRFRALLPEEPSTILGEFDRTHVLNLIGAYDLGSGWRVGGRFFFYSGRPYSKQAQGFLIPPYNSERLPPYFRIDFRLEKAWTIGKTGRISFVLEGLNVTLNKEKVNVQCEISANRGPIRDLRNITPDMMDRCTPEEIGPVTVPSIGLEGSF comes from the coding sequence CTGCGCTCGTACCCCCCAAGGTGGCGAACGCCGAGACGGTGCCGTACCCGCCCTGGGCCCAGGGCGATTCCGTGGTCGTTTTGGAGCTCCTCATCGCGGTTTCGGGCGCGGTGCAGGAGGCGAAGGTGATCAACGGGGACGAGCCCTTCGCCACGGCGGCGCAGAAGGCCGCGGTCGGTTGGACGTTCACGCCCGCGCGCCGCGGTGACGTCACCGTCGCCGCGCGGGTGCGCATGCGCATCGAGTTTCATCCGCCGGTGGTCGTGCCCCCCGAGCCTGCCGCGACGGGCGCGCCGCCACCCGGTCCCGTCCCCGCTGGGAAATCACCGCCGGGCGCGTCGGGCGCATCCGGTGCGACCGCGACCTCGCCGCCTGCGCCGCAGCCCGAGGTTCAGGACGTGCAGGTTCGAGGCACCCGGCCGGAGGCGGGCAAGATCAGCGTCGGCGGGGGCGAGGTGCGGCAGGTTCCCGGCGCCTTCGGCGATGCGTTTCGCATGATGGAGGCGCTGCCCGGGGTCACCCCGGTGGTGAGCGGGCTCCCCTTCTTCTTCGTGCGCGGCGCGCCGCCAGGAAACACCGGGTACTTCCTCGACGGGGTGCGGGTGCCGCTGCTCTACCACTTGGCGGCGGGGCCGAGCGTGATTCACCCGGCCTTGATCGATCGCGTCGATTTTTTCCCGGGAGGCTACCCCGCGCAGTACGGGCGCTTCGCCGGCGGGGTGCTTGCAGGATACACGCGTCCACCGGCCACCACGTTCCACGGCGATTGGAACCTTCGCCTGCTCGACGCGGGGGCCCTGCTCGAGTCGCCCTTTGCGAGCGGGCGCGGCACGGCGCTGGTGGGAGGGCGCTACGGCTACCCGGGGCTCATCCTCCCGCTCTTCGCCCCCGACACGCGGCTCTCGTACTGGGACTACCAAGCGCGCGCGTCGTGGAAGCTCGACGAGCGCAACGCGATCAGCGCCTTCGTGTTCGGGAGCTACGACTACCTGGCCGAGGTGAAGAAAGACGAGCGTGGGGAGAGGAAGACCAAGCAGCTCTTCGCCACCATGTTCCACCGGCTCGATCTGCGCTTCGACCATCGGTTCGACGGAGGGGGCAACCTGCGGGTGGCGGGCACCTTGGGCGTCGACAAATCGGGGGGCGACACCGGGGACGCGACGAGCCAGATGGCCGGCCTGCGGGCCGAGCTCGAGCGGCGCCTGTCGCCCGTGATTCGCATGCGGATGGGGGCCGATGCGTTCTTCGAGCACTTCGATCTCTTCGACGAGCGCGGCGTGCAGAACCTCACCGGCGACACGCCGAGCATCCTCTACTCCCCGCGCGACGATCTCACCTTCGGCGCGTACGCCGACGCGACCTGGCACCTCGGCCCCCGCGTCGAAGTGGTCACCGGCTTGCGCGCGGATCTCTTCACCTCACACCAGCTCGATCGCCCTGGCGTGCTCTCCTCCGCCGAGCGCCAGCAGCTCCAGGCCAACCGCAACGCCCGGGAGCTCGGCGTCGATCCGCGCCTCGCGGTCCGGCTCGGGATGACCCCGAAGTTCACGTTGGTCTCCACCTTCGGAGTGTCGCACCAGCCTCCCAGCTTGGTCATTCCCGTCCCCGGCGCGGGCCTCGCCAAGCTGGGTGATGGGCTGCAAACGTCGGTGCAGACCAGCCAGGGGTTCGAGCTGCTCCTGCCGGGCGATTTCACGGCCACCGCCAACGTCTTTCTCCACAACTTCATCGGCCTCACCGACGCCACGGCCACGTGCTTGCGCGGCAACGAGTTCAACCTGGACGATCTCGACGACTCGTCGGGCCGCTCGTGCATCGCGCGCCGGGTGCGGGGCCGGGCGTATGGCTTGGAGCTCCTCATCAAGCGCTCGCTCACCAAGCGCCTCACCGGGTGGCTCTCTTACACGCTCTCGCGCACCACCCGCGACACCACACCCGGCGTCGCCCGACGCTTTCGCGCGCTCCTCCCGGAGGAGCCGTCGACCATCCTGGGCGAGTTCGATCGCACCCACGTTCTAAACCTGATCGGCGCCTACGATCTCGGGAGCGGCTGGCGCGTGGGGGGACGTTTCTTCTTCTACTCGGGGAGGCCCTACTCGAAGCAAGCGCAAGGCTTCCTCATCCCGCCCTACAACAGCGAGCGTCTCCCCCCCTACTTCCGCATCGATTTTCGCCTCGAAAAGGCGTGGACCATCGGCAAAACCGGCCGCATCTCCTTCGTGCTCGAGGGGCTGAACGTGACCCTCAACAAGGAAAAGGTGAACGTCCAATGCGAGATCTCGGCCAACCGGGGCCCCATCCGAGATCTTCGAAACATCACCCCCGACATGATGGATCGCTGTACCCCCGAAGAAATCGGCCCCGTCACCGTCCCGAGCATCGGCCTCGAAGGGTCGTTCTAG